A window of Flammeovirga kamogawensis genomic DNA:
AATATAAGATGATTTAATAGTACTTGTTCCATTATAAGGAATCTAATAAATTCGCATGTGTTTCAAATATAGAGTTCATAAATAAATATCAGTCCAAAAAACTGATATTGCAACTCAATCATTTAAAATTTATATATTCGTTAATTAAGAACTATGAGTATCGCAATCAACAAAACTAAGATCGTCGCTACAATTGGACCAGCTACAAGAGATAAGCAAAAAGTGCTAGAGCTTATTCATGCAGGTGCAGATGTATTTCGTTTAAACTTCTCGCATGATGTTCACTCTGAGCATAAAAAAGTTATCGATTGGGTAAATGAGTATAACTCAAAATTCGGTCACAATACTGCGATCTTACAAGATTTGCAAGGCCCTAAAATTCGTATCGGCGAAATGGAAGGCGGAGCTGTAGAAATTGTTGAAGGTGAACAAATCATCATCACAAATACTCCAGTTGTTGGTACTAAACATAAAGTATCTACTAGCTATACAAATATCGTAAAAGACGTGAAAGCTGGTGACAACATCATGATTGATGATGGTAACTTGTGTGTTCGTGTTGTTGAAGTTAAGGCTAATGAAATCATTGCTGAAGTTGTTCACGGTGGTAAATTAAAATCTCGTAAAGGTATGAACTTACCTGATACAGATATTTCTGAAGCTTCTTTAACTGCAAAAGATAGAAGAGATTTAGAGTTCGGGTTAGAGCAAGGTGTAAACTGGGTAGCTTTATCATTCGTAAGAACTGCTCAAGATATTACTTCAGTAAAAGAAATCATCAAGTCTAAAGGTTCTAATGCTCGTATCATCGCTAAGATCGAACGTCCAGAAGCAATCGAAAACTTTGACGAAATCTTAAAAGTTACTGACGCTATTATGGTTGCTCGTGGTGACCTAGGTGTTGAGATTTTATTCGAGGATGTACCAATGATCCAAAAAGAAATCATCGCTAAGTGTAACAAAGCTGCTAAGCCAGTTATCGTTGCTACACAAATGATGGAATCTATGATCACTAACCCTCGCCCTACTCGTGCTGAGGTAAATGATGTAGCAAACGCTGTAACTGATGGTGCTGATGCTGTAATGCTATCTGCTGAATCTGCTGCTGGTGACTACCCTGTAGAAACTGTTCAAGCAATGGTTCGTATCATTACTGCTGTTCAACGTCAAAACCAAGAGATCTACGAAAAAGAATTTGATTTTGATCCTACTAAACCAACATTTGGTGGTAACTTAATCGCTCAAGCTGCAGCAAATATTTCTAACCAATTAGGTGCTAAAGCAATTGTAGGTTTAACAAACTCTGGTTTTACTGCTTCTCGTATAGCAAGACACAGACCACACGCTAATATCTTTATCTTCTCATCTGATAAAGCTTTAGCTGCAACTTTAAACTTAGTATGGGGTGTTAGAGCTTTCCATTATGTACCAAAAGAATCTTCTACTGAAACTTTCAAAGAGTTAGAAGCAATCTTAGTACAAAAAGGATTCATTGCTAAAGGTGATAGCCTTGTAAACATCGCTGCTCTTCCATTGAATAAAGAAGGAAGAACAAACAGTTTAAAAATTGATATCGTAGGATAATTTATTTCCTTGATTTAATGATATTGAAAGCCTTTTGTGTATTTACATGAAAGGCTTTCATTTTTTATAACAAAAGTATTTTTAATATGGCTCAATAGTTGTGAAACAACGTTAAAAGACACCTTTAATTACAATTCAAACACTAAATACGTTGCAAATTAGCGTTAGGAAATCGTTTTTTGTAATTAGTTAGGCTTTTGCCATTATGTCGAATTAAAACACATACGACAGACTTATATGAAACTTCTGGATAAGTATATTCTCACTAAGTTTTTTAAAACATTTATTTTTGTAGTATTACTATTAAATATCATTGTTTGTGTAATTGACTACACCGAGAAGCAAGACGATTTTTTAAATCACGGATTAAATTTCGGATATGTATTTTCCGAATATTATGTAAACCTTTTTATACACTGGGTTAATACATTAAGTCCTTTATCAATTTTTATTGCAGTTGTATTTATGACTGCTAGATTAACATCACATACAGAAGTTATAGCTGTATTAAGTAATGGAGTAAGTTATCCTAGATTCTTACTACCATATATTGTTGGTGCATCTATTATTGGTGGAATTATTTTTGGTCTTATCGGATATGTTGTCCCTTACAGTGCTAAAACTAGAGTCGCTTTTGAGATTAAATACCTTAAAAGCCCCTACTACTTTAATGAAAGAGATATTCACTATAGAGTAAGTGATTCTACTTATCTATATGTTGAAAGTTATAACAATAGAATTAAAAGAGGATATAGACCTACTTTAGAAACTTTTGATGGAAATAAACTCTTAGAAAAAATTTCCGCAAATCGTATTCAGTGGGATTCTGCTAAAGAAGAGTGGACTTTTGATAAGTATGAAAAATATACTTTTAATGTTGATGGAACACAAAAGTTTGCAAAAGGCACCTCACTTACTAAAAAATTAAATTTAGATCCTAAGTATTTCGAAAGTAAGTATAACTTACACGAAACCTTAACTAATACCGAACTTTCTGATTTTATTCAGCAAGAAAGACAAAGAGGTGTTGGTAACTTAGGTATCTATGAAAATGCTTTATATGAAAGGTATGCTTATCCATTTGCAATCTTATTGCTTACAATAATGGGTGTTTGTGTATCTTCTACTAAATCAAGGCATGGATCTGGATTCCAAATAGCAATGGGTTTTGTTCTAGCTTTTATTTACCTACTCTTTGTAATTATGAGTAGAGCAATTGCTGAAGCCGGAACGTTAAGTCCGTTCTTAGCCGCTTGGATGCCAAATATTGTATTCTTATTTGTAACCATTGGGTTATATTTTAAAGCACAGAAATAATAAACAATAAGATTTATTGGCAAAAAGAGAGTCTAACTTTTTAAATAAAGTTAGACTCTTTTTTTATACATTTGCAATTCAATTATTTACTACCATAATTATTCGCTTCAAACACATGTTCAACGAGCAAGTTAAACTTCATATAATTGTATTTATATGGGGATTTACGGCCATCTTAGGTGTCCTTATTGACTTAGATCCGTTTCAATTAGTTTTCTATAGAACGTTGATCGCCGCCATTTCTATGGCAATATTCATGAAGTACAAGAAATGGGAGTTAAAGATTAATTACAAAGATGCAGCAAAGTTATTACTTACAGGTTCTCTTGTAGCTGCTCATTGGATTTTATTCTTTGCTTCTGCAAAAATTTCTAAAGTTAGTGTTTGCCTTGCTGGTATTGCTACAACGGCCCTATTCACTTCAATTTTAGAACCGTTACTTAACAAAACTAGTATCAAACCTTATGAGGTTGTACTTGGTTTATTTGTAATTTTTGGTTTATATATAATATTTCAATTTGAATTTGATCATGCTTTAGGTTTGGCCCTTTCATTAGGCGCTGCTTTTGTTGGATCATTATTTAGCGTTTTAAATGGTAAGTTTGTCAAAAGAATAAGCTCTCCAAAAATAACTTTATACGAAATGATTGGAGGAAGTATCACAGCATTTGTTTGCCTTCCTTTTCTTTCTTCAACAGATACTTTATTAGTTATCCCATCTACTTTAGATATAATATATCTATTAGTACTATCTGTTATTTGCACCACAATTGCTTATGCAGTTTGCGTAGAAATCCAGAAAAACTTAAGTGCATTTCAAGTAAATTTAACCGTTAACCTTGAACCAATTTATGGAATAATCTTAGCACTAATAATTTTTGGTGATGAAGAAACAATGACATTTGGTTTCTATATAGGTGCTGGAATAATTTTACTATCTGTTCTTTCTTACCCCTTCCTAAAACAAAATTATTTAAGAAGATCATCCAATAGAAAGAATCTACAAAAAGAAATGCTAAAATAATTTCTTTAAAAAGAACAAATTTAAAGCTCATAAGTTATGTATATTTGAAAACACAAAAAAACATTTCTTATGAGCTTTATACTTAAAAGACTATTTCTTCTTTTACCCATCATTTTATTTTATAGTTGCTCCACAGATAATTCTACTCCTGAACCTATTTCTACTCCTGTTGCAGGAGACTTAATCTCTTATGAAGTAAAAAATGAATATGCCGCCGAAGATCTCAAATTCCTTGCTTCAATTGGAGGATTTGACAGAGCTGTTCCTTTAATTAAAAATGATATCACCACATATAAAGTTACCTATTTAACATCAGATAAATATGGGCAACTTATTGAAGCTTCTGGCATTGTTTCATTTCCTGAAACAGCCCCTACTAAAGATTGGATTTTACTAAGTAGAGGTACTATAATTGCTTCAAATGAAGCTCCGTCAGTAACAAATTTACCAAGCTATGAAATTGGTGCATCTTTAGGTTATGCAATCATAGTCCCTGATTTAATTGGTTTCGGTGATTCAGAAGAGATATTCCAATATTATTTCATAAAAGATAAATCTACAGAAACATCAATTAATCTTACTTTAGCTGCTAAAACTCTAGCAAATAAATTAGAAATTGACACTTCTGATAATTACTTTTTAGCTGGGTATTCTCAAGGAGGTTTTTCATCTTTAAGTATTGCAGAAAAATTATTAGAATCAGAAATTGAACAAATAAATG
This region includes:
- a CDS encoding LptF/LptG family permease; this translates as MKLLDKYILTKFFKTFIFVVLLLNIIVCVIDYTEKQDDFLNHGLNFGYVFSEYYVNLFIHWVNTLSPLSIFIAVVFMTARLTSHTEVIAVLSNGVSYPRFLLPYIVGASIIGGIIFGLIGYVVPYSAKTRVAFEIKYLKSPYYFNERDIHYRVSDSTYLYVESYNNRIKRGYRPTLETFDGNKLLEKISANRIQWDSAKEEWTFDKYEKYTFNVDGTQKFAKGTSLTKKLNLDPKYFESKYNLHETLTNTELSDFIQQERQRGVGNLGIYENALYERYAYPFAILLLTIMGVCVSSTKSRHGSGFQIAMGFVLAFIYLLFVIMSRAIAEAGTLSPFLAAWMPNIVFLFVTIGLYFKAQK
- a CDS encoding alpha/beta hydrolase family protein, with the translated sequence MSFILKRLFLLLPIILFYSCSTDNSTPEPISTPVAGDLISYEVKNEYAAEDLKFLASIGGFDRAVPLIKNDITTYKVTYLTSDKYGQLIEASGIVSFPETAPTKDWILLSRGTIIASNEAPSVTNLPSYEIGASLGYAIIVPDLIGFGDSEEIFQYYFIKDKSTETSINLTLAAKTLANKLEIDTSDNYFLAGYSQGGFSSLSIAEKLLESEIEQINVLGCFTGAGGYNLPLVMNEILKNEQYESPAFLALIVLSYYEYYDFDFELSDIFKSPYHNTIQELLSGKLNTPQVNNQLPKTLNTLFTNTFLTDLKNEENSNPIYQKLQTNSVSIFETHFPIYFYHSPFDEIIPYSSSENISDNFLKSNSNIFFEEIEGTSHSNAALYMLIKSLEQISMINN
- the pyk gene encoding pyruvate kinase; translated protein: MSIAINKTKIVATIGPATRDKQKVLELIHAGADVFRLNFSHDVHSEHKKVIDWVNEYNSKFGHNTAILQDLQGPKIRIGEMEGGAVEIVEGEQIIITNTPVVGTKHKVSTSYTNIVKDVKAGDNIMIDDGNLCVRVVEVKANEIIAEVVHGGKLKSRKGMNLPDTDISEASLTAKDRRDLEFGLEQGVNWVALSFVRTAQDITSVKEIIKSKGSNARIIAKIERPEAIENFDEILKVTDAIMVARGDLGVEILFEDVPMIQKEIIAKCNKAAKPVIVATQMMESMITNPRPTRAEVNDVANAVTDGADAVMLSAESAAGDYPVETVQAMVRIITAVQRQNQEIYEKEFDFDPTKPTFGGNLIAQAAANISNQLGAKAIVGLTNSGFTASRIARHRPHANIFIFSSDKALAATLNLVWGVRAFHYVPKESSTETFKELEAILVQKGFIAKGDSLVNIAALPLNKEGRTNSLKIDIVG
- a CDS encoding DMT family transporter, with the protein product MFNEQVKLHIIVFIWGFTAILGVLIDLDPFQLVFYRTLIAAISMAIFMKYKKWELKINYKDAAKLLLTGSLVAAHWILFFASAKISKVSVCLAGIATTALFTSILEPLLNKTSIKPYEVVLGLFVIFGLYIIFQFEFDHALGLALSLGAAFVGSLFSVLNGKFVKRISSPKITLYEMIGGSITAFVCLPFLSSTDTLLVIPSTLDIIYLLVLSVICTTIAYAVCVEIQKNLSAFQVNLTVNLEPIYGIILALIIFGDEETMTFGFYIGAGIILLSVLSYPFLKQNYLRRSSNRKNLQKEMLK